In Methanoculleus sp. SDB, one DNA window encodes the following:
- a CDS encoding chorismate synthase: protein MNTFGKNFRCTTFGESHGPALGAVVDGCPPGIAFSEDDIRPLLDRRRPGTGPRVSSRQESDEPLILSGIFDGVTTGTPVAIVVYNRDQRSGDYDALRDIYRPGHADFTYRKKYGIRDYRGGGRSSGRETVARVCAGALAMKLLAQRSILVHGRAHEIHGATTEEGMEEEIRQAQGAEDSVGGIIEITASGCPAGLGDPVFGKLDARIAAAMMSIGAVKGVEIGDGFAAARMHGSEHNDEMGPGGFLTNHCGGILGGISTGTDIIVRIAVKPTPSIARSQRTIDTEGRETVISVTGRHDPCIVPRAIPVAESMLALVLADAVLEQEKNRMFSQTRVPR, encoded by the coding sequence ATGAACACATTCGGAAAGAACTTCCGGTGCACCACATTCGGCGAGAGTCACGGGCCGGCGCTCGGGGCTGTCGTCGACGGGTGCCCGCCCGGCATCGCATTTTCCGAAGACGATATCCGGCCGCTGCTCGACCGAAGGCGTCCCGGAACAGGCCCCCGTGTCTCTTCCCGGCAGGAGTCCGATGAGCCTCTCATCCTCTCCGGTATCTTTGACGGCGTGACAACCGGAACGCCGGTGGCAATAGTCGTCTACAACCGCGACCAGCGAAGCGGTGACTATGATGCCCTCAGGGATATCTACCGTCCGGGCCACGCGGATTTTACCTACCGGAAAAAATACGGGATTCGCGATTATCGGGGAGGTGGCCGGAGTTCAGGCAGGGAAACGGTCGCACGGGTGTGTGCCGGTGCGCTTGCAATGAAGCTTCTGGCACAGCGATCCATACTTGTACACGGGCGTGCGCATGAAATCCATGGCGCCACAACGGAAGAAGGCATGGAGGAGGAGATCCGGCAGGCACAGGGGGCGGAGGATTCCGTGGGCGGGATCATCGAAATCACCGCATCCGGGTGCCCGGCAGGACTCGGCGATCCGGTCTTCGGAAAACTCGACGCCCGCATCGCAGCAGCCATGATGAGTATCGGAGCAGTGAAGGGCGTTGAGATCGGGGACGGCTTTGCCGCCGCCCGAATGCACGGGAGCGAACACAATGATGAAATGGGACCGGGGGGGTTTCTGACAAATCACTGCGGCGGTATTCTCGGCGGAATAAGCACCGGTACCGATATCATCGTGCGCATTGCCGTCAAACCCACGCCGTCCATTGCCCGTTCCCAGCGTACCATCGACACCGAAGGGAGGGAAACCGTCATTTCGGTGACGGGGCGCCATGATCCCTGCATCGTGCCCCGGGCAATCCCGGTTGCGGAGAGCATGCTGGCACTTGTCCTTGCCGATGCCGTGCTCGAGCAGGAGAAAAACCGCATGTTTTCACAGACACGGGTACCGCGATGA
- a CDS encoding 2-methylthioadenine synthetase — protein sequence MNRLRNATVCAESYGCTYNHADTEKLLLFAESRGCRRVSADEADIIIINTCTVVESTERAMLRRIRACADRTCIVTGCMPLVQMEAIRDAAPSVGVIVPAEITRACGRVGALIQPGIGALQVASGCLGRCSYCITRHARGCLASNPPEIITLEAERLISEGASEIQLTGQDVSSYGRDIGTNLPGLLGLLCDLPGDFRIRVGMMNPATLLPVLEDLVAAFRHEKVFGFAHLPVQSGSDAVLAAMQRGYRAEDFCRIVEIFRAALPGIRISTDFIVGFPTETDADFAASRDLLTRTRPTKVNITRYSRRPGTDAGALRDLPERIRKERSRALTKTANSVCDRAGDRMIGHELDVFVTEKKVPGTCVARDGFYNNIVIREDLPIGSRCRVAITEHRRHYLIGTRLPASSRA from the coding sequence ATGAACCGTCTCAGGAATGCGACCGTCTGCGCCGAGAGCTACGGCTGCACGTACAACCACGCGGATACGGAGAAACTCCTCCTGTTCGCCGAATCGCGGGGGTGCCGGCGGGTTTCCGCAGACGAGGCGGATATCATCATCATCAATACCTGCACCGTAGTGGAATCAACCGAACGCGCCATGCTCCGGCGGATCCGTGCCTGTGCCGATCGCACCTGTATTGTGACCGGATGCATGCCGCTCGTGCAGATGGAGGCAATCCGGGACGCTGCTCCGTCGGTCGGCGTGATTGTTCCCGCTGAGATCACCCGGGCGTGCGGACGCGTCGGGGCGCTTATCCAGCCCGGCATCGGGGCGCTCCAGGTCGCATCGGGGTGTCTCGGCCGGTGCTCCTACTGCATCACCCGGCATGCCCGGGGGTGCCTCGCGAGCAATCCGCCGGAAATAATCACTCTGGAGGCGGAGCGGCTCATTTCGGAAGGAGCATCGGAAATTCAGCTGACGGGTCAGGACGTATCGTCCTATGGCCGGGATATCGGGACAAATCTTCCTGGGCTTCTCGGTTTACTCTGCGACCTGCCCGGCGATTTCCGGATTCGGGTCGGCATGATGAACCCGGCAACCCTCCTCCCGGTGCTCGAGGATCTCGTTGCCGCGTTCCGGCACGAAAAGGTGTTCGGGTTTGCCCACCTCCCCGTCCAGTCGGGGTCGGATGCGGTGCTTGCCGCCATGCAACGCGGGTATCGTGCGGAGGATTTCTGCCGTATCGTTGAGATATTCCGGGCTGCACTCCCCGGCATCCGGATTTCAACCGATTTCATCGTGGGCTTTCCGACCGAAACCGATGCGGACTTTGCCGCTTCCCGCGATCTTCTGACACGGACACGGCCGACAAAGGTGAATATCACCCGGTATTCACGCCGACCCGGCACCGATGCCGGAGCGTTGCGTGATCTGCCCGAGAGGATCCGGAAGGAGCGATCACGGGCACTCACCAAAACGGCAAACTCGGTCTGTGACCGGGCGGGGGATCGGATGATCGGGCACGAACTGGACGTTTTTGTAACGGAAAAAAAAGTGCCCGGCACCTGCGTCGCGCGTGACGGTTTTTATAACAACATCGTCATCCGCGAGGATCTGCCGATCGGCAGCCGCTGCCGTGTCGCCATCACGGAGCACCGCCGCCACTACCTTATCGGGACACGCCTGCCGGCTTCCTCGCGAGCCTGA
- a CDS encoding ABC transporter, with product MRPIISLDHVSFAYGGTPVLEDVSLDVFEHDFLGIIGPNGGGKTTLLKVMLGLLMPDSGRVTIKGGAPREYRMSIGYVPQYRTFDFNFPVRVLDIVLMGRLGHIRGPFRKYSRRDREIAIDALHAMGIADLAGRQVDSMSGGQQQKVILARALASEPEVLLLDEPTNHIDVRTEEHFFGILKELHEHMAIVVVSHDIGAISTHVDRVACLNRRLFTHDSGEITGSMLAETYQCPIELIAHGIPHRVLADHDGGGKQ from the coding sequence ATGAGACCCATCATCTCTCTCGACCATGTCAGTTTCGCCTACGGCGGCACGCCGGTACTGGAGGATGTAAGCCTGGATGTCTTCGAACATGACTTCCTCGGGATTATCGGGCCCAACGGCGGAGGGAAGACAACCCTTCTTAAAGTCATGCTCGGTCTGCTGATGCCGGACAGCGGACGGGTGACGATAAAGGGCGGAGCGCCCCGTGAGTACAGGATGTCGATTGGGTACGTACCGCAGTACCGCACCTTCGACTTCAATTTTCCTGTCCGCGTTCTCGATATCGTGCTGATGGGGCGCCTCGGCCATATACGCGGTCCGTTTCGTAAATATTCGCGTCGTGATCGTGAGATTGCCATCGACGCGCTGCACGCGATGGGGATAGCCGACCTCGCCGGCCGGCAGGTTGACAGCATGTCCGGCGGGCAGCAGCAGAAGGTAATTCTCGCACGGGCGCTTGCTTCCGAACCGGAAGTGCTCCTCCTCGACGAACCGACGAACCATATCGATGTGAGAACTGAGGAGCATTTTTTCGGTATTCTCAAGGAACTGCACGAACACATGGCGATCGTGGTCGTGTCGCATGATATCGGTGCGATATCCACACATGTCGACCGGGTTGCCTGCCTGAACCGCCGCCTGTTCACCCACGATTCCGGGGAGATTACGGGATCGATGCTAGCCGAAACCTACCAGTGCCCGATTGAGCTGATCGCCCACGGGATTCCCCATCGCGTGCTGGCCGATCATGACGGGGGAGGGAAACAGTGA
- a CDS encoding indolepyruvate ferredoxin oxidoreductase subunit alpha produces the protein MVTRYMLGNEAIAHACLEANIDFASGYPGTPSSEVIDILRTQEERPFYIEWSVNEKVAYENALAAAWCGQRSLVTMKHVGLNVAADPLMTSAYTGVVGGFVVMSADDPFAHSSQNEQDSRCYARFARIPCLDPSTIQEAHDMIRDGFALSEEFGLPVLFRPTTRICHSKSDVSIGDPGTEHRTGVFTKNPAQYVVIPAHTRVLHKKLNEKQPALARRLVDLGYNRGWVKGKTAVIAGGIAISYVEETIPGDVSLAKIGAYPIDEEWLETFVRQHDTVIVIEEGAPVIEEIVRQVAGTVTVLGKKNGYAPLEGELSPRTSEAILEKAGVLSFSPYPDTEAAGGVPPRPPILCAGCMHRAAFYAMKKVYRDAVYPSDIGCYTLGIQLGTVDTTICMGASITVASGMAQSGEARDIICSIGDSTFLHTGIPGLLNAVYNGADITVMILDNRITAMTGHQPNPTSGCTACGNPAPQVSLEAICRSCGVPFVETVDPFDLTGTLEVLKAARQRDGVRVIIAKQPCVITARRAGVRRKRYVVDTEACTGCRACVRFGCPAIEFSGDVASITDLCSGCSVCAQICPVGAIRMEGRT, from the coding sequence ATGGTTACGCGGTACATGCTCGGAAACGAGGCGATTGCGCATGCCTGCCTCGAGGCGAACATCGATTTTGCGAGTGGCTATCCCGGGACCCCGTCTTCTGAGGTCATCGATATTCTCAGGACACAGGAGGAGCGTCCCTTTTATATCGAGTGGTCGGTGAACGAAAAAGTCGCCTATGAAAACGCACTGGCCGCCGCATGGTGCGGCCAGCGTTCCCTGGTGACGATGAAGCACGTGGGCCTCAATGTGGCGGCCGATCCGCTGATGACAAGCGCCTATACGGGGGTTGTCGGCGGTTTCGTGGTGATGAGTGCGGACGATCCCTTCGCCCACAGTTCCCAGAACGAACAGGACAGCCGGTGTTATGCGCGGTTTGCCCGGATACCCTGCCTTGATCCCTCCACCATACAGGAGGCGCACGACATGATCCGCGACGGATTCGCCCTTTCCGAGGAATTCGGCCTCCCCGTGCTGTTCCGGCCCACGACGCGGATATGCCACTCAAAAAGTGATGTCTCTATCGGCGATCCCGGGACAGAGCACCGCACAGGAGTATTTACGAAAAATCCCGCACAATACGTTGTCATTCCCGCCCATACCCGTGTGCTCCATAAAAAGCTGAACGAAAAACAGCCCGCACTGGCACGGCGGCTTGTTGATCTCGGGTATAACCGCGGCTGGGTTAAAGGGAAAACCGCGGTGATTGCCGGTGGCATTGCCATATCCTACGTGGAGGAGACGATCCCCGGTGACGTGTCGCTCGCAAAGATCGGGGCGTACCCGATCGACGAAGAATGGCTCGAAACTTTCGTAAGGCAGCACGACACCGTCATTGTGATCGAGGAAGGAGCACCCGTCATCGAAGAGATCGTACGGCAGGTGGCCGGCACGGTCACGGTCCTTGGCAAGAAGAACGGGTATGCCCCTCTGGAGGGCGAACTGAGCCCGCGTACCTCTGAGGCGATTCTGGAGAAAGCCGGGGTGCTGTCGTTTTCACCGTATCCGGATACCGAAGCTGCCGGGGGGGTTCCGCCGCGCCCGCCCATACTTTGTGCCGGCTGCATGCACCGGGCGGCATTCTATGCAATGAAAAAAGTTTATCGTGATGCGGTCTATCCCAGCGATATCGGTTGTTACACGCTGGGGATCCAGCTCGGTACGGTGGACACAACGATCTGCATGGGTGCCTCGATCACGGTGGCGAGCGGAATGGCCCAGTCGGGTGAGGCGCGCGACATCATCTGTTCAATCGGTGACTCCACGTTTCTCCACACCGGGATCCCCGGCCTTCTGAATGCGGTCTACAACGGCGCCGATATTACGGTCATGATCCTCGACAACCGCATCACCGCGATGACCGGCCACCAGCCGAATCCCACGAGCGGTTGCACCGCATGCGGAAACCCGGCGCCGCAGGTCTCTCTCGAAGCGATCTGCCGGTCCTGCGGGGTTCCGTTTGTGGAAACCGTCGACCCGTTCGATCTGACCGGGACGCTCGAGGTGCTGAAGGCGGCACGCCAGCGTGACGGGGTCAGGGTCATAATTGCGAAGCAGCCCTGCGTCATCACCGCACGCCGGGCGGGTGTCAGGCGGAAGCGGTATGTCGTCGACACCGAGGCCTGCACCGGCTGCCGGGCCTGTGTCAGGTTCGGCTGCCCGGCAATCGAATTTTCCGGGGACGTGGCATCCATCACCGATCTCTGTAGCGGCTGCAGCGTCTGCGCCCAGATATGTCCTGTCGGTGCGATACGAATGGAGGGACGGACATGA
- a CDS encoding indolepyruvate ferredoxin oxidoreductase subunit beta, with the protein MNESFDVLIVGVGGQGTILASNVLGEACLIEERHVMSAETHGMAQRGGSVESHVRIDGIFGPLISPGTADLIIAFDMLEALRYRHFLKEDGRMIVNSAVVIPTSAFQKDLPVPSHDEILTRLGTPVPCVIDAAGIALEAGSILAQNIVMLGAASHYLPLLPDSLTRAVRALVPPKTVEINVRAFDMGRDAARGCGT; encoded by the coding sequence ATGAACGAGAGTTTTGACGTGCTGATCGTCGGCGTCGGCGGTCAGGGAACGATCCTCGCGTCCAACGTGCTGGGCGAAGCGTGCCTCATCGAAGAGCGCCACGTGATGAGTGCGGAGACCCATGGGATGGCGCAACGAGGCGGTTCGGTTGAGAGCCATGTACGCATCGACGGTATATTCGGACCCCTCATCTCCCCCGGAACGGCGGATCTCATCATTGCGTTCGACATGCTCGAAGCGCTCCGGTACCGCCATTTCCTGAAAGAGGACGGACGGATGATCGTGAATTCCGCAGTTGTCATTCCGACATCGGCATTCCAGAAGGATCTGCCGGTCCCGTCTCACGACGAAATTCTCACCCGGCTCGGAACGCCGGTACCCTGCGTCATCGATGCGGCGGGCATCGCGCTCGAAGCCGGGAGCATCCTTGCCCAGAACATCGTCATGCTGGGGGCGGCATCGCATTACCTACCGCTCCTTCCCGACTCCCTCACCCGGGCCGTGCGTGCCCTCGTGCCCCCGAAAACCGTTGAGATCAATGTCCGGGCGTTTGACATGGGGCGTGACGCGGCCCGCGGCTGCGGGACCTGA
- a CDS encoding H/ACA RNA-protein complex component Cbf5p (functions in a trimeric complex to guide RNA-target RNA complexes for the purposes of pseudouridylation; box H/ACA RNA-protein particle consists of Cbf5p, Nop10p and Gar1 along with the guide RNA and ribosomal protein L7Ae; enzymatic component that functions to isomerize uridine to pseudouridine in target RNAs), with protein sequence MTAPGGESAEPAAGTGQRNGIIIIDKPRGPSSHQVTAWVRDLTGRPAGHSGTLDPMVSGVLVVMLGKAVRLAPLLLRHHKEYVCLMRLHADADEAAIRNVARNFTGRLYQRPPRRSAVRRALRIRAVHAIEILDVLGRLVLFRVECDAGTYIRSLCHHMGLALGTGAHMQELRRTKSGLFTESDACTLHDLADACSKAEAGDPRALDDLIIPPDRAVGDAPQVVIRDTAVDAVCHGAVLAGVGVLSVTACDAGDRVAVLTKKGELVCLGRALVPSSSIAPGSPGLVVAPETVFMQPGTYPKGWTSKPHADDAPSKKA encoded by the coding sequence ATGACGGCACCCGGGGGCGAGTCGGCGGAACCGGCTGCAGGCACGGGGCAGCGGAACGGGATTATCATTATTGACAAGCCCCGCGGGCCTTCGAGCCACCAGGTGACCGCATGGGTGCGGGACCTTACCGGGAGGCCTGCGGGCCACTCGGGCACCCTGGATCCGATGGTCTCGGGAGTGCTCGTCGTGATGCTCGGAAAGGCCGTGCGCCTCGCACCGCTTCTCCTCAGGCATCACAAGGAGTATGTCTGTCTCATGCGGCTTCATGCAGATGCGGACGAGGCGGCGATCCGGAACGTCGCCCGGAATTTCACGGGCAGGCTCTACCAGCGCCCGCCCCGCCGGAGCGCCGTCCGCCGTGCACTGCGTATCCGTGCGGTGCATGCGATAGAGATTCTCGATGTTCTCGGGAGACTGGTCCTCTTCCGTGTCGAATGCGACGCGGGAACCTATATCCGGTCGCTCTGCCACCACATGGGGTTGGCGCTCGGCACGGGTGCGCATATGCAGGAACTCCGCCGCACGAAGTCCGGGCTGTTTACGGAATCGGATGCCTGCACCCTCCATGATCTGGCCGATGCCTGCAGCAAAGCCGAAGCAGGGGATCCGCGGGCGCTCGACGACCTTATCATTCCTCCCGATCGGGCGGTGGGGGATGCGCCGCAGGTGGTCATCCGGGACACGGCAGTCGATGCGGTCTGCCACGGTGCGGTGCTCGCCGGAGTCGGGGTCCTCTCGGTAACGGCATGTGATGCGGGAGACCGGGTTGCTGTCCTGACAAAAAAGGGCGAGCTCGTCTGCCTCGGGCGGGCGCTTGTTCCTTCCTCGTCCATTGCCCCGGGGTCTCCCGGTCTTGTCGTCGCACCCGAGACCGTGTTCATGCAGCCCGGCACCTATCCGAAAGGCTGGACGTCAAAGCCCCACGCAGACGATGCTCCGTCTAAAAAAGCATAG
- a CDS encoding uroporphyrinogen-III synthase, which translates to MKIAITRLKEKGDGDRALCRGYGHDCYPVSPIRADVYRDRILAFADRVNRGEFDALFFTSALPARLIGPLLTRWPRVIAIGPTTAAALQGFGIECETLPSFYSRDFAPYLGEWLAGKEIGIPRADVPNEPLLDAIRDRGGVPGEVRVYGLAPTGETLRTDDADAIIFTSARSFTDAIWTPRADLMAIAIGEVTAAAMTAGDVPPQVVGDGSLAGTLAALNRHLANTGEGTPR; encoded by the coding sequence ATGAAGATCGCAATCACCCGCCTGAAAGAAAAGGGCGACGGCGACCGGGCACTCTGCCGGGGGTACGGGCACGACTGCTATCCGGTGTCCCCGATTCGTGCGGATGTGTACAGGGACAGAATTCTGGCGTTTGCGGACAGGGTAAACCGGGGCGAATTCGATGCCCTGTTCTTCACGAGCGCCCTTCCGGCACGGCTGATAGGCCCGCTTCTTACCCGGTGGCCCCGCGTGATAGCAATCGGCCCCACAACGGCAGCGGCGCTGCAGGGCTTCGGGATCGAGTGCGAAACGCTTCCCTCCTTCTATTCGCGCGACTTCGCACCCTATCTCGGCGAGTGGCTGGCAGGAAAGGAGATAGGGATTCCCCGTGCCGATGTCCCGAACGAACCCCTGCTCGATGCAATCCGGGATCGCGGCGGAGTGCCCGGCGAAGTCCGCGTATACGGCCTTGCCCCGACCGGTGAGACGCTCCGTACCGATGATGCGGATGCAATTATCTTCACGAGCGCACGCTCGTTTACGGATGCGATATGGACACCCCGGGCTGATCTCATGGCCATCGCAATCGGGGAGGTCACGGCGGCGGCGATGACGGCGGGAGACGTACCCCCGCAGGTCGTCGGCGACGGATCGCTCGCAGGTACGCTTGCGGCGCTGAACCGGCATCTGGCAAATACAGGAGAGGGAACGCCCCGATGA